One Synechococcus sp. MU1617 DNA window includes the following coding sequences:
- the rppA gene encoding two-component system response regulator RppA encodes MPMRILLVEDEMDLARSIQAVLEGQGHVVDHCVSGQDGWVLLGSDQAHYDLGILDWMLPELSGLDLCRRTRSRGLALPLLLLTARNETADRVEGLDAGADDYLSKPFAMEELLARVRALQRRQPSYRAPLLEAGCFRLDLAAGQLLVATAAAEVCIELSTKEQQLMSYFLEHPGEVISGSRLRNQLWNLQQDPISNVVAAQVRLLRRKLASHGLASPIETIPSKGYRLNPHAAVLL; translated from the coding sequence ATGCCCATGCGGATCCTGTTGGTGGAGGACGAGATGGATCTAGCGCGATCCATCCAGGCAGTCCTGGAGGGCCAGGGCCATGTGGTGGATCACTGCGTCAGCGGTCAGGACGGCTGGGTGCTTCTGGGGAGTGATCAGGCCCACTACGACCTGGGAATTCTTGATTGGATGCTCCCGGAGCTCAGCGGCCTCGATCTGTGCAGGCGAACGCGATCGCGGGGCCTGGCGCTACCGCTCTTGCTGCTCACGGCCCGTAACGAAACAGCCGACCGGGTTGAGGGCCTGGATGCCGGCGCGGACGACTATCTGAGCAAGCCCTTCGCGATGGAGGAGCTGCTCGCACGGGTACGGGCGTTGCAGCGGCGACAGCCCAGCTATCGGGCGCCGCTCCTGGAAGCCGGTTGCTTCCGGCTGGATCTCGCCGCGGGGCAGTTGCTCGTGGCAACAGCCGCAGCTGAGGTTTGCATTGAGCTCTCCACGAAAGAGCAGCAACTGATGAGCTATTTCCTGGAACACCCCGGTGAGGTGATTTCCGGCTCACGCTTGCGCAACCAACTGTGGAATCTGCAGCAGGATCCCATCAGCAATGTTGTTGCCGCCCAGGTGCGATTGCTGCGGCGCAAGCTTGCTTCTCATGGGCTTGCTTCTCCGATTGAAACCATACCGAGTAAGGGGTATCGGCTGAACCCGCATGCTGCGGTGTTGCTGTGA
- a CDS encoding cell wall metabolism sensor histidine kinase WalK, whose protein sequence is MTIQTPAHRLLFQARLRLAGLSLLVMGALLYGAGFAMGRLLLQSQDSAIRRELQALAGTLHDSLKPVLLPQAARPTPALVSVLPGLCIAGEPCKAPDSLVERHAISATDSDRYKLRVLDPNGALLASSPGAPILLPPAADQGWQLTQEPAGRRWLTYSIHLHHSNSNREPVWGFLQISHSLNDLDREAQQLVWLGHAVFLVALLAMGAASWWLAGLAMAPLLEAYQRQEQFSADVAHELRTPLANLMAVVETGRWDRVLAQGRRLQNLIGDLLLLASLERPCEREPATVCDLAEITADVMEDFSETAAAAQVSLIHTSWMSSAKVLGAETELSRLVINLLSNAMQHSPAGGAIDVSLKHQGRHFQLSITDNGPGIAEEMQGRIFDRFTRLDPSRSRLQGGSGLGLAIAQAIAVRHRAAIQVHSRTGCGSCFSLEIPAAEPPH, encoded by the coding sequence ATGACCATCCAAACGCCAGCGCATCGCCTGTTATTTCAAGCTCGATTGAGACTGGCGGGACTCTCCTTGCTGGTGATGGGTGCACTCCTTTACGGCGCGGGGTTCGCGATGGGACGGCTGTTGCTGCAGAGCCAGGACAGCGCCATCCGGCGTGAACTGCAAGCTCTTGCCGGCACCCTGCACGACAGTCTCAAGCCTGTCCTGCTGCCGCAGGCGGCCCGGCCCACGCCCGCACTTGTTTCGGTTCTACCGGGCCTCTGTATTGCAGGAGAGCCTTGCAAGGCACCGGATTCATTGGTTGAACGCCATGCCATCAGTGCCACCGATTCCGACCGCTACAAGCTGCGTGTTCTCGATCCCAACGGTGCTCTGCTGGCCAGCTCCCCCGGGGCTCCGATCCTGCTCCCGCCAGCGGCTGATCAAGGTTGGCAGCTCACGCAAGAACCCGCTGGCCGGCGCTGGCTCACCTACTCCATTCATCTGCATCACTCCAACAGCAACAGAGAACCCGTCTGGGGATTCCTTCAGATTTCACACAGCCTGAACGATCTGGACCGGGAAGCACAACAGCTGGTGTGGTTGGGACATGCTGTCTTCCTCGTTGCGCTGCTGGCCATGGGCGCTGCCAGCTGGTGGCTGGCTGGATTGGCGATGGCACCATTACTGGAGGCCTATCAGCGACAGGAGCAGTTCAGCGCCGATGTGGCCCACGAATTACGCACCCCGCTGGCCAACTTGATGGCAGTGGTGGAGACAGGACGCTGGGATCGGGTGCTGGCCCAGGGCCGGCGCCTGCAGAACCTGATCGGCGACCTGTTGTTGCTCGCCAGCCTTGAACGACCCTGCGAGCGGGAGCCGGCAACGGTGTGTGATCTCGCCGAGATCACGGCCGATGTGATGGAGGATTTTTCAGAGACAGCTGCGGCTGCTCAGGTGAGCCTGATTCACACGTCATGGATGTCCAGTGCCAAGGTGCTTGGGGCGGAGACAGAACTCAGCCGGCTTGTGATCAATCTGCTGAGCAACGCGATGCAGCACAGCCCAGCAGGTGGCGCGATCGACGTCTCCCTGAAGCACCAGGGTCGCCATTTCCAGCTTTCAATCACCGACAACGGACCTGGCATCGCTGAGGAGATGCAGGGCCGAATCTTTGATCGCTTCACGCGACTGGATCCGTCTCGCTCACGCCTCCAGGGTGGCAGTGGGCTGGGGCTGGCCATCGCGCAAGCCATCGCCGTCCGCCATCGCGCAGCAATCCAGGTGCACTCCAGGACTGGATGCGGCAGCTGCTTCTCCCTGGAGATTCCGGCGGCTGAGCCACCCCATTGA
- a CDS encoding DUF411 domain-containing protein: MPPVAAIPVPAVVSAYRSPSCGCCKGWLDHLRQAGFTVKDYVTSNLASIKQRYGVPPQLQSCHTARIGGYTVEGHIPVSAIQRLLKERPQVAGIAVPGMPLGSPGMESPFKTESYTVFTFTESGRTQAFQTVEGDG; encoded by the coding sequence ATGCCTCCAGTCGCCGCCATACCTGTGCCTGCGGTGGTTTCCGCCTATCGCTCCCCAAGCTGTGGCTGCTGCAAAGGCTGGCTGGACCACCTCAGGCAAGCCGGCTTCACAGTGAAGGACTACGTGACGAGCAACCTTGCGAGCATCAAGCAGCGCTACGGCGTTCCACCTCAGCTGCAGTCCTGTCACACCGCCCGGATTGGGGGTTACACGGTTGAGGGTCATATTCCAGTGTCGGCGATTCAGCGGCTGCTGAAGGAACGCCCACAGGTGGCCGGAATTGCCGTACCCGGTATGCCGCTCGGTTCGCCCGGCATGGAATCACCGTTCAAGACAGAGAGCTACACGGTGTTCACCTTCACCGAATCCGGCCGGACCCAAGCCTTCCAGACGGTGGAGGGTGATGGCTAA
- a CDS encoding MauE/DoxX family redox-associated membrane protein encodes MAKPELSAVRLYRMETPEHACPWGQRALQLLRAQGIPFEDHPLRSQAEVEAFKHAHGVTTTPQVFAGAERIGGYTELAKRLGVTAETAEVSYAPVIAVFLSALLINLALGGEIRGYMGLAICLLAMLKLMDIAAFAASFRKYDLLTQRWQAWGKLYPAVELLVGLGMLQSAESMGLEAVIGVTAVLLGVMGMVSVGKAVFVDHLALNCACVGGNSRTPLGVVSFAENLIMGLMGLAMLIQPVMALASGGAL; translated from the coding sequence ATGGCTAAGCCGGAACTCAGCGCTGTGCGTCTCTACAGGATGGAGACGCCCGAGCATGCCTGTCCGTGGGGGCAGCGCGCGCTTCAGCTCCTGCGCGCCCAGGGGATTCCGTTTGAGGATCATCCTCTGCGCAGCCAGGCGGAGGTGGAAGCCTTCAAGCATGCCCACGGTGTGACCACCACGCCGCAGGTGTTTGCCGGCGCGGAGCGCATTGGGGGCTACACCGAGCTGGCGAAACGGCTTGGTGTCACCGCGGAAACAGCAGAGGTGTCCTACGCACCAGTGATCGCTGTGTTCCTGAGCGCTCTGTTGATCAACCTGGCATTAGGGGGCGAAATCCGGGGCTACATGGGCCTGGCGATCTGCCTGTTGGCGATGCTCAAGCTGATGGATATTGCGGCATTCGCTGCAAGCTTCCGCAAATATGACCTGCTCACGCAGCGTTGGCAGGCCTGGGGAAAACTGTATCCCGCTGTTGAGCTATTGGTGGGACTTGGGATGCTGCAATCGGCCGAGAGTATGGGCCTTGAAGCTGTGATTGGCGTGACAGCAGTGCTTCTCGGTGTGATGGGCATGGTCTCCGTCGGCAAAGCCGTGTTCGTCGATCACCTGGCACTGAACTGTGCCTGCGTGGGCGGCAACTCCCGCACACCGCTGGGGGTGGTGAGCTTCGCTGAGAATCTGATCATGGGGCTGATGGGTTTGGCGATGTTGATTCAGCCAGTGATGGCTCTTGCTTCTGGGGGTGCGTTGTGA
- a CDS encoding multicopper oxidase family protein: MISRRSFLALAAGGTAAASVAALRHGCHGWAADPRRSINAAATSPVRSQAGLLELDLVAQETSISIPGTSGRALTYNGLLPGPQLELQPGDAVRIQLHNRLTQPTNLHYHGLHIPPSGAADNVFLRVAPGQRQSCSFSLPDNHPAGLFYYHPHHHGTVADQVFGGLGGALLVRGDLDRIPEVQAAQEEVLVLKDLPAANQRSGSGVMLGREGSILSVNGQVKPELQVAAGGLLRLRLLNASNARFWRLALEGHTMHLIATDGGALEQPLPLQELLLVPGERADVLVQVAPEGGRFRLNNLPYRRLGRPMMGGMGMGMGMGMGMGMGMGRAVSGQEQADVIATVSTNGVVAPQPLPQQLLAVEELPSPLRTRRFVMNHGMAPGMGMAFLINGQSYNHGRIDTRVQLGDTEDWELLNTGVMDHPFHLHVNPMQVISRNGRPEPYRAWRDVVLVRPGETVRVRTRFSDFAGKSVYHCHILDHEELGMMGNILIEA; this comes from the coding sequence GTGATCAGCCGGCGCTCCTTTCTCGCCCTGGCAGCCGGTGGCACTGCAGCAGCCTCAGTCGCGGCTCTGCGCCATGGCTGCCATGGCTGGGCCGCAGATCCACGGAGGAGCATCAACGCGGCGGCGACGTCGCCAGTGCGCTCTCAAGCTGGCCTGCTGGAGCTGGATCTGGTAGCGCAGGAAACGTCCATCAGCATCCCTGGCACATCAGGACGGGCACTCACCTACAACGGCTTACTCCCTGGCCCCCAGCTTGAACTGCAGCCTGGTGATGCGGTGCGGATCCAGCTGCACAACCGCCTGACTCAGCCAACGAATCTGCACTACCACGGCCTGCACATTCCACCCAGCGGAGCAGCCGACAATGTGTTCCTGAGGGTTGCTCCTGGCCAGCGACAGAGCTGCAGCTTCTCCTTGCCGGACAATCACCCGGCGGGCCTCTTCTACTACCACCCCCATCACCATGGAACGGTGGCTGACCAGGTGTTTGGTGGCCTGGGTGGTGCGCTGCTGGTGAGAGGCGATCTCGATCGCATCCCTGAAGTGCAGGCGGCCCAGGAAGAAGTGCTTGTGCTCAAGGATCTTCCAGCCGCCAACCAGCGCTCCGGTTCTGGTGTGATGCTTGGCCGAGAAGGCTCGATTCTGAGCGTGAACGGCCAGGTGAAGCCCGAGCTGCAGGTTGCAGCCGGCGGCTTGCTGCGCCTACGCCTTCTCAACGCCTCCAATGCCCGCTTCTGGCGACTGGCGCTGGAGGGTCACACCATGCATCTGATTGCCACTGATGGTGGTGCACTGGAGCAACCACTGCCGTTGCAGGAGTTGCTGCTGGTGCCCGGCGAGCGTGCCGATGTGTTGGTGCAGGTGGCTCCCGAAGGTGGTCGGTTTCGCTTGAACAACCTCCCCTACAGGCGCCTGGGGCGCCCAATGATGGGCGGCATGGGTATGGGCATGGGTATGGGCATGGGTATGGGTATGGGCATGGGGAGAGCGGTGTCTGGCCAGGAACAAGCTGATGTCATCGCAACGGTGAGCACCAATGGCGTTGTAGCGCCGCAGCCTCTGCCGCAGCAGCTCTTAGCGGTGGAGGAGCTCCCCAGCCCGCTGCGTACGCGCCGATTTGTGATGAATCACGGCATGGCACCAGGCATGGGCATGGCCTTTTTGATCAACGGCCAGAGCTACAACCATGGGCGCATTGACACGCGCGTGCAATTGGGAGACACAGAGGACTGGGAGCTGCTGAACACAGGCGTGATGGATCACCCCTTCCATCTGCATGTGAATCCGATGCAGGTGATCAGCCGCAATGGCAGGCCTGAGCCCTACCGGGCCTGGCGGGATGTGGTGCTGGTGCGCCCTGGCGAAACCGTGCGAGTGCGCACCCGCTTCAGCGACTTTGCTGGCAAGAGCGTGTATCACTGCCACATCCTCGATCACGAGGAGCTCGGCATGATGGGCAACATCTTGATCGAAGCCTGA
- a CDS encoding MerR family transcriptional regulator has translation MTASDALLKIGAVAERSGVSVKTIRFYCDQGLLQPVARSDGRYRLFDDSVFAELALIRRLRAMDLPLATVGTVLGARRSGNCTCNDLQATIRGKLTEIQQRVHELQSLEAELNTMLNTWERCGGR, from the coding sequence GTGACGGCTTCGGATGCGTTGCTCAAGATCGGTGCGGTGGCGGAGCGCAGTGGCGTTTCGGTGAAAACGATCCGCTTCTACTGCGACCAGGGCCTGCTCCAGCCGGTGGCGCGCTCTGATGGGCGCTACCGCCTGTTCGACGACTCGGTGTTTGCCGAGCTGGCCTTGATCCGCCGTCTGCGGGCCATGGATCTACCGCTGGCGACGGTTGGCACTGTGCTGGGTGCACGGCGATCCGGGAATTGCACCTGCAACGATCTCCAGGCCACGATCCGCGGCAAGCTCACCGAGATTCAGCAGCGCGTCCACGAACTACAGAGCCTGGAAGCCGAACTCAACACGATGCTGAACACCTGGGAGCGCTGCGGCGGCCGTTGA
- a CDS encoding DUF305 domain-containing protein — translation MRRLLPLVAFASLWLPAVSVAQPAMDHSGHDHNHDHHQRQPSQQPHHGHDHSVGPAGSTYDLRWIDAMVQHHIGALRMSEFVFNIGSPGVGALANGIWNEQSNEIKAMGQWRKAWYPQAPVYPVMLPPGGNPNSLEALRRMSAAQITAMQMSGSAPSPETRVNWFLEGMIQHHGGALEMAHDALDKSTNPTILRLAREIIVAQRKEIIELRKMLQSGGLNKPNYYKFDGLFAL, via the coding sequence TTGCGTCGCCTTCTTCCTCTGGTTGCCTTTGCCTCCCTCTGGCTACCGGCCGTGTCCGTGGCACAGCCGGCGATGGATCACTCAGGTCACGATCACAACCACGACCACCATCAACGGCAACCGAGCCAACAGCCGCACCATGGGCATGACCATTCGGTGGGCCCTGCAGGCAGCACCTACGACCTGCGCTGGATCGACGCCATGGTGCAGCACCACATCGGTGCGCTGCGCATGAGTGAATTCGTATTCAACATTGGTTCACCGGGCGTGGGAGCCCTGGCCAACGGCATCTGGAATGAGCAGAGCAATGAGATCAAGGCGATGGGGCAGTGGCGCAAAGCCTGGTATCCCCAGGCTCCGGTGTATCCAGTGATGCTGCCTCCCGGTGGCAATCCCAACAGCCTGGAAGCCCTGCGGCGGATGAGCGCCGCACAGATCACGGCGATGCAGATGAGCGGATCGGCCCCCAGCCCTGAAACCCGGGTGAACTGGTTTCTTGAGGGCATGATTCAGCACCACGGCGGTGCACTGGAGATGGCGCACGACGCCCTGGATAAATCCACCAACCCCACAATCCTGCGGCTGGCGCGCGAGATCATCGTTGCCCAGCGCAAAGAAATCATCGAACTCCGCAAGATGCTGCAAAGCGG